The following coding sequences are from one Bufo bufo chromosome 2, aBufBuf1.1, whole genome shotgun sequence window:
- the LOC120991283 gene encoding histone H3 produces the protein MARTKQTARKSTGGKAPRKQLATKAARKSAPATGGVKKPHRYRPGTVALREIRRYQKSTELLIRKLPFQRLVREIAQDFKTDLRFQSSAVMALQEASEAYLVGLFEDTNLCAIHAKRVTIMPKDIQLARRIRGERA, from the coding sequence ATGGCCAGAACCAAGCAGACGGCGCGTAAGTCCACCGGCGGGAAAGCTCCCCGCAAGCAGCTGGCCACTAAGGCCGCCAGGAAGAGCGCCCCCGCCACTGGCGGAGTCAAGAAGCCTCACCGCTACCGGCCCGGGACCGTCGCTCTCCGGGAGATCCGGCGCTACCAGAAGTCCACCGAGCTGCTCATTCGGAAGCTGCCATTCCAGCGCCTGGTGAGAGAGATCGCCCAGGACTTCAAGACCGACCTTCGCTTCCAGAGCTCGGCCGTCATGGCCCTGCAGGAGGCCAGCGAGGCTTACCTGGTCGGGCTCTTCGAGGACACCAACCTCTGCGCCATCCACGCCAAGCGGGTCACCATCATGCCCAAGGATATCCAGCTGGCCCGCAGGATCCGAGGGGAGAGGGCTTAG